The Bacillus sp. B-jedd sequence AGAATCATAAAATTAGTATAGGGATTTATTCCTAACATGTCAATGGTAAAATCATAATAAATTTACTATTTTAATATATCTTTATTGATGAATAATTTTCAATACTAAATTATCATTGGACATGAGGAATCTTTTGGTAATTCCTTGCTTTTTTCTATCGAGGGCTCTCTTTACATCAGGCGTTTTCTTTTTCCTTCATTATCCATTAATAATTTTAATGTTATTATTTTTTGCAAAATAAAAAGGCATTCATATCCCGGATTGAATGCCTTTCCTCTTTATAACATTTTCAACAGTGCGTCCCTGCCTGCCATTCCTCGATGGATGCCACATCTTTCAGCTTCATGAGTAACGGATTCAAGCGGTGCGTCAAGCAGCTGTTCAATTGTCCTGACGCCGACCGCCCTTCCCGCAATTATTTTCCTATCCTTTAGTTTTCGGTTCAGCAATCCCACATCCAGCGCCCCGCACATGATGTAGCCGTTGTTGGCAGACACTGCGAGCAGTGTGGTTTTGGGAAGCTCGACTGTTATCCCAAGAAAAGTTTTTCCTCCGATTTCGATCGGTGTCACCTTAATCATCCGCCCGCCTCCTTTCCTGTCCCTATTACTCTATGCAGGAAACTGCGGGGAGTGAACAACAGAAGGAAGGCCAGAGCATATTGAGAACTCTCTAATTTTTGCAAAAGGAAATACCTGCCTCAACTAACTGGGAGACAGGCGTGTCAATTACAGTTTTGTCAGTTTCCATTCGAGCACGTCGCGGAGAA is a genomic window containing:
- a CDS encoding YunC family protein codes for the protein MIKVTPIEIGGKTFLGITVELPKTTLLAVSANNGYIMCGALDVGLLNRKLKDRKIIAGRAVGVRTIEQLLDAPLESVTHEAERCGIHRGMAGRDALLKML